The Staphylococcus saprophyticus subsp. saprophyticus ATCC 15305 = NCTC 7292 genome contains the following window.
GAAATGAAGGCAGAGCGTAATAAAGTGAGTGGAGAAATTGCTCAGAAAAAACGTAATAAAGAAGATGCAGACGATGCAATCGCAGCTATGCGTAATCTAGGTGATGAAATTAAAGTACTAGATGATACTTTAAATCAAGTAGATGTTGACCTTAATGATAAATTGTCTCGTATTCCAAATATCATTCACGACGATGTACCAGAAGGTGCTACGGATGAAGATAATATAGAAGTTAAACGTTGGGGTACACCTAGAACTTTTGAATTTGAAGATAAAGCACACTGGGATTTAGTAGAAGAGTTAGAGATGGTTGATTTTGAAAGAGCAGCTAAAGTCTCTGGTGCGAGATTCGTATTCTTGACAGGTGACGGTGCACAATTAGAGAGAGCGTTAATGAACTACATGATTACGAAACATACGACACAACATGGCTATACGGAAATGATGGTACCACAATTAGTTAATGCCGATTCTATGTATGGTACAGGTCAACTTCCAAAATTTGAAGAAGACTTATTTAAAGTAGAAAAAGAAGGTCTTTATACCATTCCAACTGCAGAAGTGCCATTAACGAATTATTACCGCAATGAAATCATTGCACCTGACGTATTACCAGCTAAATTTACAGCTCAATCAGCTTGTTATCGTAGTGAGGCTGGATCTGCTGGTCGTGATACACGAGGACTTATTCGCTTACACCAATTTGATAAAGTTGAAATGGTACGTATTGAAAAACCTGAAGATTCTTGGCAAGCACTTGAAGACATGACTCATCATGCAGAAGCGATTTTAGAAGAACTTGGTTTACCATATCGCCGTGTTATCTTGTGTACAGGAGATATTGGTTTTGGTTCAAGTAAAACATATGATTTAGAAGTTTGGTTACCAAGCTATAACGATTATAAAGAAATCAGCTCTTGTTCAAATATTACAGATTTCCAAGCACGTCGTTCAAACATTCGCTTCAAACGCGATAAAAATGCGAAACCAGAATTAGCGCATACTTTAAATGGTAGCGGGTTAGCTGTAGGTCGTACCTTTGCAGCTATCGTTGAGAACTACCAAAATGAAGATGGCTCAGTTACAATTCCAGAAGTGTTAGTTCCATTTATGGGTGGTAAAACAGTCATCCGTCCGACTAAATAAAAAACTGAAAGTAATGCTAAAAACGCGTAGCGACAATAGGTCCTATGCGTTTTTTTGTGCACTATCGAAAGGGTAGGGGAGGTGTAAAAAGTATAAAATAGCAAATATGATTAGGCGGAATTCAGATATATTTTAGAGGTATGTCTTAATTATTTCTAAAAATTCAGAGAAATATAAACAACGTGTTTTAAGCTTTTTAAGACAATCGTTAGTCTAACCTCACACAAACGGATGTCTAAAGATATTGCGCATTTAGAATCAGTTGTATTAGAATTGATATATTATTTTTGAAGTGCCATGAGAGGGTGGGTGTGTATGGAAAATGAAGCGCATGTAACATTTAAACAAGGTGTCAAAGCGTGTATTCCTACCTTGTTAGGATACGCAGGTGTGGGTTTATCATTTGGAATTGTTGCAGTTGCTTCAGGATTTAGCTTGTTGGAAATTATTTTACTGTGTTTGCTTGTATACGCAGGCGCAGCACAATTTATAATTTGCGCGCTTGTTATTGCAGGTACACCTATATCCGCAATTGTATTAACTGCGTTCATCGTCAATTCTAGGATGTTCTTATTAAGTATGACACTTGCACCAAGCTATAAAGATTATAGTTTACTAAATAGAATTGGGTTGGCAACATTGGTAACAGATGAAACATTTGGGGTTGCAGTGACACCACATCTAAAAGGCGAAAAAATTAATGATCGATGGCTACACGGTTTGAATATAACGGCTTATGTTTTTTGGACGATTGCATGTATTATTGGTGCTTTATTTGGTAAATACATCCATGACCCAGACGTATTAGGCTTAGACTTTGCAATAACGGCTATGTTTATTTTTCTTGCCGTCTCCCAATTTGAATCAATCAGGCGCTCAAAAGTTAAGATTTACTTAGTTCTGATTATTTGTGTCATTGTGATGATGTTGGGATTAAGTTTATTTATGCCATCATATTTAGCGATTATTTTAGCTTCTACAATAACGGCAGCACTTGGGGTGGTGATGGAACGATGACGACAACGATACATATGTTAACGATTATTATTTTATGCGGAATTGTGACATGGTTGACTCGAATTATACCGTTTGTGATGATTTCTAAAGTTCATTTATCTGAACGTGTAGTCAAATGG
Protein-coding sequences here:
- a CDS encoding AzlC family ABC transporter permease, translating into MENEAHVTFKQGVKACIPTLLGYAGVGLSFGIVAVASGFSLLEIILLCLLVYAGAAQFIICALVIAGTPISAIVLTAFIVNSRMFLLSMTLAPSYKDYSLLNRIGLATLVTDETFGVAVTPHLKGEKINDRWLHGLNITAYVFWTIACIIGALFGKYIHDPDVLGLDFAITAMFIFLAVSQFESIRRSKVKIYLVLIICVIVMMLGLSLFMPSYLAIILASTITAALGVVMER
- the serS gene encoding serine--tRNA ligase, which gives rise to MLDIKLFRNDPEFLKEKVAKRGMDSKVVDEVLELDEQRRQLISQAEEMKAERNKVSGEIAQKKRNKEDADDAIAAMRNLGDEIKVLDDTLNQVDVDLNDKLSRIPNIIHDDVPEGATDEDNIEVKRWGTPRTFEFEDKAHWDLVEELEMVDFERAAKVSGARFVFLTGDGAQLERALMNYMITKHTTQHGYTEMMVPQLVNADSMYGTGQLPKFEEDLFKVEKEGLYTIPTAEVPLTNYYRNEIIAPDVLPAKFTAQSACYRSEAGSAGRDTRGLIRLHQFDKVEMVRIEKPEDSWQALEDMTHHAEAILEELGLPYRRVILCTGDIGFGSSKTYDLEVWLPSYNDYKEISSCSNITDFQARRSNIRFKRDKNAKPELAHTLNGSGLAVGRTFAAIVENYQNEDGSVTIPEVLVPFMGGKTVIRPTK